The sequence TGGATCCCCGGGTACTTGGATCCCAGGGTCCTTGGTCCCTagttccactgtttatacctaccctcaaactagccactatcatccttgtttacagtaacagttattgtaacaaatgctttgaggttatgttatggtgttcacacctctctgcagggggtAACCAGGTTGTGACTTACAAGaattcttagccaagtactgcataacaaatggattttaaatgacagtaatgtacaggcatggtatcacgattgttaataacaaaatgtcatactttcaaaatattatgatatattgctaaaacaagaatatcgctcagccctacagTTAACAGGAATGTAGTCTCTACTAGTGACTTCAACATGCGAGCCAtaggtagctatatacagtatacctatGGTATACAGCATGGTACAATTTCTTACCTTACTGTCAataaagagaaatgaacttgtgcataatttaaagccaacacaTTATTTTAAcaattatagttactgcatggcaagcaaaggttCAAAACTTtcctatgctatgcactttcagttttaGTGTAGTGAATCCACTCTTGGTTGTAGTGaaacatatacctcttgccatacaaaaacccagtaaTTAACCATTAGtaaaacagttgtgccaggtcacaCACAGTTTCTCAGTATCTGCATGTTTCCAGTAATATCACTTTTCAGATGTCAGATGAGCAGTTATACTTGTCAGAAGTAGCAATAATGATCTTTTTTTGTGGCTTTCACATCAAACCATTTCGATAATAAGGTAAGAGGCTAGTTAGTGTGATGTGGCAATGCAAAATAACTCCACCAGACAAAACCACACCAATGTTGTGATGTGGATGCAAAACTGCATTCATTTGTCTTGTAAGTAGCTCACCTTGCCCCTTACTGCAGTACAGGTACATAAACATTATCATAGCGAAACACCATATCTCCCAATACCCCTGTATAAAATGTCCCCACACTATCACCGCCATTTTTATGTTGCGATGTCAGTACAAATAAGGTTAATGTATACTGAGGGGAGTGTCCTAGTCTTCTGTTAATAAAAGATTAAGCAACAACATTATAGCgcacaaaacaaaattaatattaaacaCTGTCTATATTGTGGTATGATAGTACATAATCAGTTTTAATTCTTTACTGCTTTAGAATGTATACAACTAAATTATGTGTGTACACACAACTTGTAAGCAGAATAGAAAATATTACTTTACTATTAAAGGTTTACTAGTTTGAAAAGTGTGCAGTACCAAATGATTACTCCAAAAGGGAAGAATTTGCTGAAAGGTTGGCAATATATGGAGTCTCACTAAGTTAATACATGTTTTCACTTGAAGAAGGAGTCTCCACTACAAAGTATTGTATTTATTggacattgtacatactgtgtgtAAGTATATTCAATCTCTTTGTAGACTAAGTTTGGAGTCGGATTTCAGTGTTACCACTCCAACAAAGTCATCAAGACTACATGTAGATTAACCTGATTGTTGTAGACTTAGCTAAGAAACAATAATTAGTCCACTGCTGCTTGCTAAATTTGCACAAAAGTGCAGCCAtgtcaatataattatgcacacaAGTGAATAACACAAATACTTGTTCTTTAATTCTTTTTACTGTACTCATTATAATCCGTACTCCCAATACATCTCAACTGGTATGATTACTAAAGACACATGTAGTACCTGTGATACTGATATATGTAACATGTAAAAGTAAACAGATCACTTTAGTAATCATACCAGTTGAGATGTATTGGGAGTACGGATTATAATGAGTACAGTAAAAAGAATTAAAGAACAAGTATTTGTGTTATTCACTTGTGTGCATGATTATACTGACATGGCTGCACTTTTGTGCAAATTTAGCAAGCAGCAGTGGACTAATTATTGTTCTTAGCTAAGCCTACAACAATCAGGTTAATCTACATGTAGTCTTGGTGACTTTGTTGGAGTGGTAACACTGAAATCCGACTCCAAGCTTCGTCTACAAAGAGATTGAATATACTTacacacagtatgtacaatgtccAATAAATACATACTTTGTAGTGGAGACTAGACTCCATATATTGCCAACTTTTCAGCAAATTCTTCCCTTTTGGAGTTACTACGGACAACTTGAGTTATCTGTAGTACCTGGATTAAAAGAAAAGTCATATAGTAACTGTCTAACTGAACAACTTAAGATACATGTATCTTAAGTTGTTCAGTTAGACAGTTACTATATGACTTTTCTTTTAATCCAGGTACTACAGATAACTCAAGTTGTCCATAGTAACATTAGTTACTAAGTAACTTAAAGATTGGTGGAATCCCCTGGTACTATGGATAACTTGAGATGTCTGTGGTAATTAATTTTAGTTACTTGTAACTTATGTAAGATTGGTGGTAGCCCAGATACTATAGATAACTCAAGTTGTCTGTAGTAACtttagttacaaagtaacttaaGATTGGTGGTAGCCCAGGTACTATAGATAACTCAAGTTGTCCATAATAACTTGGAATGTCGTGGTACTATGGATAACATAAGTTGTCCATAGTAACTTTAGTTACTAAGTAAGTTAAGATTGGTGGTAGCAGATACTATAGATAACTCAAGTTGTTTTAGTAACTTTAGTTACTAAGTAAGTTAATATTGGTGGTACCCAGAGTAGCCCAGGTACTATGGATAACTCAAATTGTCTGTAGTAGCTTTAGTTACTAAGTAACATATTTAAGATTGGTGGCACCAATCTGTTATATGTTGAAGCTGAGACTAGACTATAGTGACTTAAGATGCCAATAGTATCTTAAGTTATTTCTAGATGAATAATCAGAACCTTTGAACTTGAGATATACAGAAGTATAAAAGAAAACCTTGTGGCAGTATTGGACTAGTATGGAGGAGGTGCAATGGTGAAACAACGATAATTGTTATTACTGGAAGTGTttaataattaatatatgtaATAAGTGGCGCACGCAACTTTCAGAATGTCACTTATAAAAGGCTTTCAACCAAGCATTGTCACATAAGAATAAGCTATGTTATTTCTTTTAGGGGTATTACTTATTTGCCTTGAGCTGCTGCTGGGCTGGTACATGGGTGGATACCAGCAAGACCGACTTTGGGCAGGATTTAAGGTAGGATGTTATGAACAGCTGGATAgtattgttgtaaaataatattTTCATGCTACACATTTAGTAAGGACAAGACAATAGCCAGTATGTCAAGATTGAACAACCTAAGGGGAAAGTCAAATCTTTAATAAAGAAAGTTGAAGACTCTTGGTGTACAACTTGCTCTATAAGAGGTATAGTTAGCTATACCACAACGTCTCTTACATGCATTCATTTCTGTAGATGCCACTAACTATGAAGATACTGATTTAAACTTAGCCAAGCTATATGCACCGATAATGTTGTGAATTGTTTGGCACAACAATATACTAGCTCGATTTATTTATTACACAATATTATTTGTCATGATATAAATGCTTGATTTGATTAACAACACTGGAAACTGCATTTACCCTTTAGCAGAATAGATGGCATATCTAGAGCACATATCAACCCATGCCATGCAGCAGGGGTATTAGCTTGGACCATATGTTTTGGTCGTGACCAGTTTTGCAACATCGTTATGATGTGAGAGTCTTGCCTGACCCAACAAAAGATCTCTATCagagcagtcaaacactctaatagaacggtcacattttaaatttttatgTGCATGGCTTTATCTTGTTAATTGtctttgtttattattattaaagttgtacagtaaatagCACTTGAAGGCAGGCCCGTAACCAGGGGGGGTTCGAGTGGTTTGGACGAACCCCCCTCCAGAATTaccaatacaaaaaaaaacatggtTTCAGCATGCTGGCGTATACATGGGACGAAGATTTCGTTCCTACTAAAGTTTATGAGGTGAGTTTTTTGTTGAATATTCCGCACTTCTTGAATTATGGCGTGACACGTGGTGGAGTGTGCATTAAAAAGAATAGTTCTGCCATGATTGTCGCTGCTCTGCTACTTCTCTGTGGTGACATTGCTCTCAATCCTGGCCTGTATCCATGTGGAGAGTGCTCTGTTAATGTTGGTGATGATGACAGCTATTTTATGTGACATGTGAAATCTGGTATCACGTGAGCTGTGATCCTCTCATTAGCGATGCTCAATATGATTCTTTTGTTGATTCACCAACAGATGATCCGTGGTTTTGTTCCAGATGTACTCAATTTGGTGATGCTCCAGCATTACCCAAACATATACCTGCTGATAAGGCTTTAAACTGTTTGTATCTAAATGCGCGAAGTATATTTTCCAAGCGGCTAGATTTAGCTGTATGTTTGACAATACTTCAATATGATATTGTTGCAATCACTGAGTCCTTAGATGACAGTATCACAGATTCCCTTATTGTACCTCCATCATATGTTGGATTATTCTTTAAACTATTCATTGCTTTCTACTCAATCAAAGTACCCATTGGCAATTGTATTATGTGGAGATTTTCATCTACCTCATATCAACTGGTCAATGATCTCTCCATCAGTTCCATCTCTTAATTTGTACTTCTTTATTTTGTTCCTTGATTTGTGATAACTATCTAACTCAATTAGTTAACTTTACAACCAGGCAAGATAGTATTCTGGATCTCATTTTTGTGAACAATCCTAACCTTGTATCATGTATTCAGCCTGTTGACAATCTACCTGGTACTGATCATGATGCAATACAGTTTTCTCTAGCTGTAGCCCTGCCAAAGCAGGTGACCTGTTCACGCTTGTTATACAATTATAAGAAGGCTGATTTTCAAAACTTTTGTGAAGTTTTGAGTCATGTACCGTGGTCTTATATTCCATCTGACAACATTGATGAGGCATAGTCAATGTGGAAAGATCTTTTCTTTTGTGCTGCTGATTCTGCTATTCCTAAGGTGCAGTGGAAGAAGTCTAAAGTGAAACACTGGTTCTCCTATGAAACCATTCATTTGATTAAGTTAAAACGTCGCTTGTATAAGCGTATGGTCAAATCCCCTACCTCTGATGTTATCAAATCCAAATATAAACAAATTAGTAACTTGGTTAGATCTAGAACACGACAGGATACCGAGGCTCATGTTTCCAATTTATCTAAGCAATACTTTGACTCCCCTAAGCCATTTTGGAGATGGCTTCACTCCTTTAAAGGAAACCGTTCTCCTATCCCACCTTTGCTCCATAATGATGAGAATTTAACTGAAGATTCCAATATTCCAGGGCTGAGAGAATCATTGTCTATTCACCCATCCATCATTGATTCTATTCAATTTACCACTAAGGATGTGTTTGAAGAGTTAATTTCTTTACAGTGTGACAAGGCCTGTGGCCCAGATTTACTTCCTGCATGCTTACTGAAGTTGGGTGCAGAATTTCTTGCACTTTCTTTGGCACAACTATTCCAACTATCACTCTCATCTGGGAATGAACTGCCATTAGATTGGGTTAGTGCCAATGTTGTTCCAGTTCATAAGAAAGGCGACAAACATGCTACAAGTAATTATATACCGTCCTATAAGCCTAACTTCCATTGTTATTAAAGTTATGGAAAGAATTATCCATCGCAAACTTGTTGCTGCTCTTTAACAACACAACCTTCTTAATGACTGTCAATTTGGTTTTGGCCACAAACGCTCTACTATTTCTTTACTTTTGGAGGCAGTTAATGATTGGGCAACTTCTCTGGAACAGCATAGTAGCGATAATCTATGGTAGTAGTACTCACTGCATTTTCTTAGACCTGGCAAGGGCTTTcaattctgtttcccatcctcgaaccaccttggaaaaatgCCTTGTGTATTTAGCTATGTACTTGCATGTGCACTGTAAACCTACTTAGTCTCTGTCCTAAGAAACCACAACATTGTACAGCCAAGAAGTCACATGTGACCTAGATAGCTCATGTCACTTAAGTGTGACACAAAGGAATAATAGCTATCGATTGAGAAATACTGAGCAAAACATTGATAAGTAGATAGTAAATGGATAACTTCATGTGTTGATTGTTTCAATGTATAGAAGAAATGTATCTAGTTAAAGCTAAAATTAACCtgagcatgcatgtatatgtcaGATTTGAAGGGATTATAGTCAGAATTATACACTTACAACTGCTCTTTGGAGTCATTAGTGTGTACTATCAATTTTAGACCATTTAGGAGAAGCCAAATACTAAAGTGTTGTTAGCGGCTCCCCAGACCCCACTGTTGTAAATGCCTACCATGTCAAAGTTGAACCCCCCTTTGACAAATCCTGGTTATGGGCCTGGAAGGTCTGtgagcaacttgtgctgcagcctttggattaccaaTTACCATAAATGGGCAACTTTTGATTGACTGTGAAACAGTAAAAATCAGACGGACAGGAAAGTTAAATTGTATAGTTAGCAAGATGCTTACAATTTACATAGCAACCAGCACTAAAGGtttgacagcaacttgtgctgcaacTATTGAGTTAACTAACCTAACTTAAGTGCATGATAAGCACATTACAATCAATTATACATTGTTAATTTAAATTGCATACCAGTATAACACAGACGTGGATAGTAACTTGTATAGTGAATATGACCAAACCAACAAgtaaattttgatacaaaaatGAATAATAAATCATGTAGCACTGGAATTAAATTAAAATTCAACAAATAAATAAAGAACTGTAAAACAGAAACTATTTGGTTCCTCCTTTCAAGAGGTTGGCAATGATTGAAGCTTGGACAACAGTGGAATactcatcaaagaaatcaacaCTAATGACGTTAGCATTCTGACAAAACAGTGAACCTCCAAAATACCATCTGGTGATAGTGGATCCAATGAGCTTGGCTTTGTGAATCGGAGAATCAACTGAGCTGGCAAGAAAAGAACAAGCAGCCCACATACCAGTGGGAGGTTGCAGCATGTCACTTCTAATGGCAGCATATAACTTCTGTTTTGAAGTAGCAGTGCTATACCATCGCTGGTTGACTCCAGGCCACATGTAATTGTCACGATCATCAGCATTCCATGCAATAACAACTCGTTGGGACCCACATATCATCCAAATTTCTTCAAGGGTGGCATGGCTCATGTAAGGCAAGCAGTAACCTTTCAGTAACAACTTGATCTTATCTTTCAGCTGATTGTAATCGTAACTTCCACTACCAAGGTTGACAAAACGATGAAAATCCAAAACAACTATTTCCTTTTTGGTAGCATCAACAAAATCTCTGACTTCCTTAAGAGCTTGTGACAAGGTATACTGTGTACGCCAAATGTCATGAACAATTATGTAATCTCCTGGACAATTTTGGCCAATACGTAGATCAAGCACACGAATTCCAGACTGTAATTGATCAGCAAGGCTAGTGTGTTGGGTTCGAATCCAACGGCTCCCAACACAGCTCACTGGGTGGTACGTTCCAGAATCATGTGTTCCAGGAAGGGTCATTTCAGTCAAGGTCAGTTTTCCCAAAATTGAACTGTAATACTCCATCCACAAAGGACCTATAAATAAGTGGGGGCAGGGACTACAACGGTCATATCCAACAATTGAATCTTCTTCAGGTAAACAACACGAGACAGTGACCTTTACGAAATTTTCCTTGATCAATAAAGACAAGTAGCCATTTTCAATCCAACCTAGTTCTCCAATGGTGCCTCCAGAAGGCGGAGGCGGAAAGACAGAATACTTTTTCAAATTTAAAGCATTCCAGTCCACTTCTAGTCCACACTGCCCCTTCAAACCAGGCTGCTTAAAGACCACGTTAAAAGTCTGTTTTGTCCCATTTAGTACAAACGAGACGACGCCACTGCTGTCGTTAATAAACATACCTTGGCCCCTAGTTGACTCAACACAAAACTTGCATAGCGACTGACTGTCGACGTCACTAAACTCCCATTGTTTCATGTTGTGACTGCTTTTATCAAGCATTATGAGCTTCTTTGAAGTGGCATTAATAATCCACACGTATcccttcatttcgcttttacgaTGTTTCCTCGCTTGTTTCTAGCTCCTTGCTTGTTCCCACGCCCACGCATTACCCTTTTCGAGGTCATGTGATTAAACAATAGATCACCTGATCATTGCGCCTAAAGAACAAAAATATTTTCTACCTTTTCCCGAGGCGAGTCCCGAAGTTTCTCCCGTCTGTTGATTTGCCAACGCTAGAGTACGTAAGGGATTTAAGCATACACTAAATTAAATTTTGCTCATCAACAGTTGTTTAATCGATGCACTCGTTTAGGCCCAGTGGCCAACGCTTGTGGAGTGACAAAGAAGACTGTaagatccctgtttgagcaggctgctcgcaTTGCTGTCTCCTGTTCATACAAGGTTTTTCGATTCTAGAACCTCCCTGGACTGGGATTTATCGGTTTGCCTAAACTGTTCATGGTACTCCTCAGTCTAGACCCCTGTGTTTATGTTGTATATTGTCTTGACTAAATAAGATGTCTCTCtcctccaaataaattctctgttttctGTCCACTGCTGACATCTGCCAGCTCTAaaagttccattattctgtattcttccgtt comes from Dysidea avara chromosome 4, odDysAvar1.4, whole genome shotgun sequence and encodes:
- the LOC136253696 gene encoding uncharacterized protein translates to MWKDLFFCAADSAIPKVQWKKSKVKHWFSYETIHLIKLKRRLYKRMVKSPTSDVIKSKYKQISNLVRSRTRQDTEAHVSNLSKQYFDSPKPFWRWLHSFKGNRSPIPPLLHNDENLTEDSNIPGLRESLSIHPSIIDSIQFTTKDVFEELISLQCDKACGPDLLPACLLKLGAEFLALSLAQLFQLSLSSGNELPLDWVSANVVPVHKKGDKHATSNYIPSYKPNFHCY
- the LOC136254460 gene encoding PI-PLC X domain-containing protein 1-like; the protein is MKGYVWIINATSKKLIMLDKSSHNMKQWEFSDVDSQSLCKFCVESTRGQGMFINDSSGVVSFVLNGTKQTFNVVFKQPGLKGQCGLEVDWNALNLKKYSVFPPPPSGGTIGELGWIENGYLSLLIKENFVKVTVSCCLPEEDSIVGYDRCSPCPHLFIGPLWMEYYSSILGKLTLTEMTLPGTHDSGTYHPVSCVGSRWIRTQHTSLADQLQSGIRVLDLRIGQNCPGDYIIVHDIWRTQYTLSQALKEVRDFVDATKKEIVVLDFHRFVNLGSGSYDYNQLKDKIKLLLKGYCLPYMSHATLEEIWMICGSQRVVIAWNADDRDNYMWPGVNQRWYSTATSKQKLYAAIRSDMLQPPTGMWAACSFLASSVDSPIHKAKLIGSTITRWYFGGSLFCQNANVISVDFFDEYSTVVQASIIANLLKGGTK